The following proteins are co-located in the Flectobacillus major DSM 103 genome:
- a CDS encoding phosphatase PAP2 family protein: MKALLIKNRTFFAPFLCVWVIVLALVLSSSKFEQMTWINSHRTTWTDTFFWCATQLGEGWFFGAVIFIHLFIRYEKALILAMALLVSTLMAQGLKFLCSTLRPITFFEGVDYPWHFVEGVNIHSYNSFPSGHTTSAFCIFTLLTLFTSNKKWGYLYLILALLAAYSRPYLFQHFPEDLLGGSLIGILSALITRIGYPSLSFHQNKDWPQQSLIHK; this comes from the coding sequence ATGAAAGCGTTATTGATAAAAAATCGTACTTTTTTTGCCCCTTTTCTTTGTGTTTGGGTAATTGTGTTGGCGTTGGTACTTTCTTCGTCAAAATTTGAACAAATGACTTGGATTAACTCGCATCGTACTACTTGGACAGATACCTTTTTTTGGTGTGCAACCCAATTGGGCGAAGGCTGGTTTTTTGGGGCTGTTATCTTTATTCATTTATTTATCAGGTACGAAAAAGCTCTTATTCTAGCAATGGCATTATTGGTGAGTACACTTATGGCTCAAGGGCTTAAATTTTTATGCTCGACTTTACGCCCTATTACCTTTTTTGAAGGGGTCGACTACCCTTGGCATTTTGTGGAAGGAGTCAATATTCATAGTTATAATAGTTTTCCGTCGGGACATACCACTTCGGCTTTTTGTATTTTTACCCTGCTAACCTTATTTACTTCTAATAAAAAATGGGGATATCTGTACTTGATATTGGCATTGTTGGCGGCTTATTCAAGACCATATCTTTTTCAGCATTTCCCCGAAGACCTACTGGGAGGCTCTTTGATAGGTATATTGTCGGCCTTGATAACACGCATTGGCTACCCAAGTTTGAGTTTCCATCAAAATAAAGATTGGCCTCAGCAAAGCCTAATCCATAAGTAG
- a CDS encoding YceD family protein, with protein sequence MKKNYLANYRIDIFRLDNKQYVHEFEGDNAFFSHFDQDVIKKGKFKAQVILDKSETMIQMLYNIDAVVELICDKSLEQFEYPLLVSQKMILKFSDRTEEVTDELMLIDRHVQQINVAQDIFDFIFLQIPIKKLHPRFVVKEETLEDDFEDDEDFDDDDLLWEDEEGEIVYSTGGSEDDDDDDDFEEDDETDDSPADEEKIDPRWAILKNLKNNNN encoded by the coding sequence TTGAAAAAGAATTACTTAGCAAACTATAGAATCGATATATTTCGCCTTGACAACAAGCAGTATGTACATGAGTTTGAAGGTGATAACGCGTTTTTCTCACATTTTGATCAAGATGTTATCAAAAAAGGAAAATTCAAAGCCCAAGTAATACTCGACAAGTCGGAAACAATGATTCAAATGCTTTATAACATCGATGCTGTTGTAGAGTTGATTTGTGATAAAAGCTTAGAACAGTTTGAATATCCGCTTCTGGTAAGCCAGAAAATGATATTAAAATTTTCGGATAGAACAGAAGAGGTTACAGACGAGCTAATGCTAATCGACCGCCATGTTCAGCAAATTAATGTTGCACAAGATATATTTGACTTTATTTTCTTACAAATTCCAATTAAAAAGCTGCACCCGCGTTTTGTGGTAAAAGAAGAGACATTGGAAGATGATTTTGAAGATGACGAAGATTTTGACGACGATGATTTGCTTTGGGAAGATGAAGAAGGAGAAATTGTGTATTCAACAGGCGGAAGCGAAGATGATGACGACGACGACGATTTTGAAGAAGATGATGAAACCGACGATAGCCCAGCCGATGAAGAAAAAATAGACCCTCGTTGGGCTATTTTGAAGAATTTGAAAAATAATAACAATTAA
- the rpmF gene encoding 50S ribosomal protein L32, translating into MAHPKRRHSTTRRDKRRSHDFGTPKTITVDPTTGEIHLRHRAHVFEGNLYYKGKMVVEGYAAQA; encoded by the coding sequence ATGGCACATCCTAAACGAAGACATTCGACAACTCGCAGAGATAAGAGACGTTCTCATGATTTCGGTACTCCTAAAACGATTACAGTAGATCCAACTACTGGCGAAATCCACTTGCGTCACCGTGCACACGTGTTCGAGGGAAATCTTTATTACAAAGGCAAAATGGTAGTAGAAGGTTACGCTGCACAAGCGTAA
- the plsX gene encoding phosphate acyltransferase PlsX has translation MKIGVDAMGGDFAPQAIVEGAVLAANELPQGVTIVLIGQTEAIQAILDKQNFTGSNITIVEANETIEMGEHPVKALQSKPNSSIGVGFKLLKTGEIDSFGSAGNTGAMMVGSLFSVKAIEGVQRPAIAGFAPQTNGKLAVMVDIGANADVKPEMLEQFGLLGSVYCQATTGEPNPKVGLMNIGEEPEKGSIVAQQANKLMRENPKINFIGNMEGKDFFKGKADVIVTDGFTGNILLKMGESLYGIMKEQGVETDFLAKTNYEAVGGSPIVGVNGNVIIAHGASSATAIKNMIHLSTQLVESKVTEKIKEALSA, from the coding sequence ATGAAGATAGGAGTTGATGCAATGGGCGGCGACTTCGCCCCGCAAGCTATAGTTGAAGGAGCAGTGTTAGCAGCTAATGAATTACCCCAAGGCGTGACAATCGTATTGATTGGTCAAACCGAGGCTATTCAGGCTATTCTTGATAAACAAAATTTTACGGGTTCAAACATTACGATTGTTGAGGCTAACGAAACTATCGAAATGGGTGAGCACCCCGTTAAAGCCTTGCAATCTAAACCCAATTCCAGCATCGGAGTTGGGTTTAAACTTTTAAAGACAGGCGAAATCGACTCGTTTGGCTCGGCGGGTAATACTGGAGCTATGATGGTTGGTTCGCTGTTCTCGGTAAAGGCTATAGAGGGGGTTCAACGCCCAGCAATTGCAGGATTTGCCCCACAAACCAACGGTAAGCTAGCAGTAATGGTAGATATTGGGGCTAATGCCGATGTAAAACCAGAAATGCTAGAGCAGTTTGGGCTATTAGGCTCGGTGTATTGCCAAGCTACTACTGGCGAACCAAATCCTAAAGTAGGATTGATGAATATTGGAGAAGAACCTGAAAAAGGCTCGATTGTGGCTCAACAAGCCAACAAATTGATGAGAGAAAATCCCAAAATTAACTTTATTGGTAATATGGAGGGAAAAGACTTTTTCAAAGGAAAAGCCGATGTGATTGTAACCGACGGATTTACAGGGAACATTCTGCTCAAAATGGGGGAGTCTCTTTACGGTATCATGAAAGAACAAGGTGTAGAAACAGATTTTCTTGCCAAAACCAATTATGAAGCAGTAGGAGGAAGCCCAATCGTAGGTGTAAATGGCAACGTAATTATTGCTCATGGAGCATCGTCGGCTACGGCTATCAAAAATATGATTCATCTTTCCACACAATTGGTGGAATCAAAAGTTACAGAAAAGATCAAAGAAGCACTAAGTGCGTAG
- a CDS encoding beta-ketoacyl-ACP synthase III, with the protein MTKITAAITGVQGYVPEDVLTNADLAKIVDTTDEWITSRTGIKERHILRGEGLGTSVMGAEAVKGLLAKTNTKPEEVDLLICATVTPDHFFPATANLICEKVGISFSASYDIAAACSGFLNALVTGAMFIESGRYKKVVVVGADKMSAIVDYTDRTTCVLFGDGAGAVLLEPSNDNCGIQDFILKSDGSGANHLIQKGGGSAYPPTHETINNGWHHIYQEGQAVFKFAVTRMADVSAEIMERNNLTGDDVSFLVPHQANKRIIDATANRMGIGPEKVMLNIHKYGNTTAATIPLCLWDYESQLKKGDNLILAAFGGGFTWGSVYLKWAY; encoded by the coding sequence ATGACAAAGATCACCGCAGCAATTACAGGCGTTCAAGGGTATGTGCCAGAGGATGTTTTGACCAACGCCGACTTAGCAAAAATTGTTGATACCACTGATGAATGGATAACCAGTCGTACTGGTATTAAAGAACGCCATATCTTGCGTGGAGAAGGCCTTGGTACTTCGGTAATGGGTGCTGAAGCTGTAAAAGGGTTGTTGGCAAAAACCAATACCAAGCCAGAAGAGGTTGATTTGTTGATATGTGCAACCGTTACACCAGACCATTTCTTTCCAGCAACAGCCAATCTTATTTGTGAAAAGGTAGGAATATCTTTTAGTGCATCTTACGATATTGCAGCTGCTTGCTCGGGATTTCTCAATGCTTTAGTAACAGGAGCAATGTTTATTGAATCGGGTAGATACAAAAAGGTAGTTGTTGTAGGTGCCGATAAAATGTCCGCTATTGTAGATTATACAGACCGAACCACCTGCGTATTGTTTGGCGATGGGGCTGGGGCTGTTTTGTTAGAACCTTCTAATGATAATTGTGGTATTCAGGACTTTATCTTAAAGTCTGATGGTTCTGGAGCTAACCATTTGATTCAAAAGGGTGGTGGTAGTGCATACCCACCAACACACGAAACCATCAACAATGGTTGGCATCATATTTATCAGGAAGGGCAAGCCGTATTCAAATTTGCGGTAACACGTATGGCCGATGTTTCTGCCGAAATTATGGAAAGAAACAACCTTACTGGCGACGATGTGTCATTTTTAGTACCACATCAGGCCAATAAGCGTATTATCGATGCTACAGCCAACCGTATGGGTATTGGCCCCGAAAAAGTAATGTTGAATATTCATAAATATGGTAATACCACTGCCGCAACCATCCCATTGTGTTTGTGGGATTATGAAAGTCAGCTTAAAAAAGGTGATAATCTGATTCTTGCAGCTTTTGGCGGTGGATTTACTTGGGGTAGTGTATATCTCAAATGGGCATATTAG
- the efp gene encoding elongation factor P codes for MATTADIKNGLVIKFNNDLFSIVEFLHVKPGKGPAFVRTKLKSLTTGKQIDNTFNSGVAIYPVRVERRVFQYLYEEEFGYTFMDNETFEQITLNKEMVEGADLMKEGQEVEILINAESEQPISCEMPPFVELVVTYTEPGIKGDTANSPKKPATVETGATITVPLFIQTDEKIKVDTRTYEYVERVK; via the coding sequence ATGGCAACGACTGCAGACATCAAAAACGGATTAGTAATTAAATTCAACAACGATTTATTTTCAATCGTTGAGTTTTTGCACGTAAAACCGGGTAAAGGCCCAGCGTTTGTAAGAACAAAGTTGAAATCGCTCACTACAGGAAAACAAATCGATAACACATTCAACTCGGGTGTAGCTATCTATCCTGTTCGTGTAGAACGTCGTGTATTCCAATATCTTTACGAAGAAGAATTTGGCTATACATTTATGGACAACGAAACTTTTGAACAAATCACACTCAACAAAGAAATGGTTGAAGGGGCTGATTTGATGAAAGAAGGACAAGAAGTTGAAATCTTGATTAATGCTGAGTCTGAACAACCAATCTCGTGTGAAATGCCTCCTTTTGTAGAATTGGTTGTAACTTACACAGAACCAGGTATTAAAGGCGATACAGCCAACTCTCCTAAAAAACCTGCTACCGTAGAAACTGGAGCAACAATTACTGTACCTTTGTTTATTCAAACAGACGAAAAAATCAAAGTAGATACACGTACTTACGAATATGTAGAACGTGTAAAGTAA
- the accB gene encoding acetyl-CoA carboxylase biotin carboxyl carrier protein: MENKEIQKLLDFIAQSTLDEVNIETSELKLSVKRYGQAPVVQQVVAAPAPVAPAAPAPVAAAPAAPVAATPAPAVASNRVTIKSPMIGTFYRSASPDSPFFVEIGTEITKGKTVCIIEAMKLFNEIESEVAGRIVEVLVENATPVEFDQPLFVVEQ; the protein is encoded by the coding sequence ATGGAAAATAAGGAAATACAAAAGCTTCTCGACTTTATCGCACAATCAACCCTTGATGAAGTAAACATTGAGACTTCTGAGTTAAAACTTTCTGTTAAACGTTATGGACAAGCTCCTGTAGTACAACAAGTTGTGGCTGCTCCAGCACCTGTTGCACCAGCAGCACCAGCTCCAGTAGCGGCAGCACCTGCGGCACCAGTAGCAGCTACGCCAGCTCCAGCGGTAGCTTCAAACCGTGTAACGATTAAGTCACCAATGATTGGTACTTTCTATCGTTCTGCTAGCCCAGATTCTCCGTTTTTTGTAGAAATAGGCACAGAAATCACTAAAGGTAAAACAGTTTGTATTATCGAGGCAATGAAATTATTCAACGAAATCGAATCAGAAGTTGCTGGTCGTATTGTTGAAGTTCTTGTTGAAAACGCAACGCCAGTTGAGTTTGACCAGCCTCTTTTTGTAGTTGAACAATAA
- the accC gene encoding acetyl-CoA carboxylase biotin carboxylase subunit: MFKKILIANRGEIALRIIRTCKEMGIKTVAVYSTADRESLHVKFADEAVCIGPPPSRQSYLNIPAIISAAEVTGADAIHPGYGFLSENAEFSRICSEYGIKFIGATADQINSMGDKATAKATMKTAGVPVIPGSEGLIDTVEDAKKIAKEIKYPVIIKATAGGGGRGMRIIRHEDEFEKLWNDAKMESAAAFGNDGIYMEKFVEEPRHIEIQIVGDQYGTVCHLSERDCSIQRRHQKLCEETPSPALTPELRAKMGEAAIKGASAIGYEGAGTIEFLVDKHGDFYFMEMNTRIQVEHPITEEVTDFDLIKEQIKVAAGVAISGQNYTPKLYALECRINAEDPANGFRPSPGKITNLHLPGGHGVRIDSHVYAGYTIPPNYDSMIAKVIVSGQSREEVLLRMKRALQEFVIDGIKTTIPFHIKLMDDERFKSGEFTTAFMDGFDLTSL, encoded by the coding sequence ATGTTCAAGAAAATACTTATCGCCAATAGAGGTGAAATCGCCCTCCGAATTATTAGAACATGTAAGGAAATGGGCATTAAGACGGTAGCAGTATATTCAACTGCCGACCGTGAAAGCCTTCATGTAAAATTTGCTGATGAGGCCGTTTGTATAGGCCCTCCTCCAAGTCGCCAGTCATACCTGAATATCCCTGCAATTATTTCGGCAGCCGAGGTAACGGGTGCTGATGCTATCCACCCTGGATATGGCTTCTTGTCTGAAAATGCTGAATTCTCTCGTATTTGTTCTGAATATGGTATCAAATTTATTGGTGCTACCGCCGATCAAATCAACTCGATGGGAGATAAAGCAACTGCTAAAGCAACCATGAAAACGGCTGGTGTACCTGTTATCCCAGGTTCTGAAGGCCTAATCGATACGGTTGAAGATGCTAAGAAAATTGCCAAGGAAATTAAATATCCTGTAATTATTAAGGCTACTGCCGGTGGTGGTGGACGTGGTATGCGTATCATTCGTCATGAAGATGAGTTCGAAAAACTCTGGAATGACGCTAAAATGGAATCTGCTGCGGCTTTTGGTAACGACGGTATTTATATGGAGAAGTTCGTTGAAGAACCTCGTCATATCGAAATTCAGATTGTAGGCGACCAATACGGAACAGTATGTCACCTTTCTGAACGTGATTGCTCTATTCAACGTCGTCACCAAAAATTGTGTGAAGAAACTCCTTCACCAGCCTTAACACCTGAGCTACGTGCCAAAATGGGTGAAGCTGCCATAAAAGGAGCTTCTGCTATTGGCTATGAAGGTGCAGGTACTATCGAGTTCTTGGTAGACAAACACGGTGATTTCTACTTTATGGAAATGAATACTCGTATTCAAGTAGAACACCCTATTACAGAAGAGGTTACTGATTTTGACTTGATTAAAGAACAAATCAAGGTAGCTGCTGGTGTTGCTATTTCGGGCCAAAACTATACACCAAAATTGTATGCATTGGAGTGTCGTATCAATGCTGAAGACCCTGCCAATGGTTTTAGACCTTCGCCGGGTAAAATCACGAACTTGCACTTACCGGGCGGGCATGGTGTACGTATCGATAGCCATGTTTATGCGGGCTATACGATTCCACCAAACTACGACTCGATGATTGCGAAAGTGATTGTGTCTGGACAAAGTCGTGAAGAAGTATTGCTTCGTATGAAACGTGCTCTTCAAGAATTTGTGATTGATGGTATCAAAACCACGATTCCATTCCATATTAAACTCATGGACGACGAACGTTTCAAATCTGGTGAATTTACAACGGCCTTTATGGACGGTTTTGATTTAACTTCTTTGTAA